The Thermocrinis sp. genomic interval AAAGGGCTTTTTCATAATAGGTAGAGTTCCTGGCTTGGTAGCTCACGTGTATGAAGAGCTAACTACTGAAAAACCCTTTTCAAAGAGACTGGACGAAGAAAAGGAAGTAGAATACACTGGATTGCCACCAAGAGAGCTACCAACTGAATTTAAAAAGGTATAAAATAGAAATAAATCTCAAAGAGGAGGTAATATCATGGCAGTGCATAAACTTCAGCCTAAGGACCATCTAAAACCCTCTAACCTAAAGGGTATATCCAACGATCAGGTAGAGCCACACTTTGAAGCGCACTACAAGGGGTATGTTACCAAATACAACGAGATACAGGAGAAGCTAGCAGACCTTAATTTTTCGGATAGGTCAAAGGCTAATCAGAACTACTCTGAGTTTAGAGAACTAAAAGTAGAAGAGACATTCAACTACATGGGCGTGGTCCTTCACGAGCTTTACTTTGGGCATTTGGGAGCCAAAGGTGAGCCTTCGGAAGCCTTTAAGAAAAAGGTGGAAGAGGACTTTGGTTCTT includes:
- a CDS encoding superoxide dismutase — its product is MAVHKLQPKDHLKPSNLKGISNDQVEPHFEAHYKGYVTKYNEIQEKLADLNFSDRSKANQNYSEFRELKVEETFNYMGVVLHELYFGHLGAKGEPSEAFKKKVEEDFGSWDACVQELKATGIAFRGWAVLGLDIFSGRLVINGLDAHNVYNYTGLIPLIVLDTYEHAYYVDYKNKRPPYIDAFLENINWDVVNERFEKAMKAYEALKDFIK